The Vulpes lagopus strain Blue_001 chromosome 14, ASM1834538v1, whole genome shotgun sequence genome window below encodes:
- the PRR14L gene encoding protein PRR14L isoform X1, which produces MLSSGVETQPVPLDSSMSAVVQELYSELPVSVSKELHADPEPSVIPDVKPGASSSLISQSRAVPLELQRTRAESCCEETSGTLDHGGEPGRCGLVDSTAGGSVASGILDREEKTKSVELKVFRDQGDQAEIIRDPCEGAKEDPHQHSTAAEEKISLSQEDLLMQSSKEHLCTGLPEDCLRSKEENVQLTTGTLLKSTEEVQGMKVNGTKTDYNEGHKNGNVSKDLSSGFSEYPEIDKIMTSGEVSETSTLVSLEPLTFVDPGITEATSKEKECEELKTCPSWLSLLPGSSAISKVDNGKEEVCKLNLVCEADDNHQQIHSHHNEKHISAHGSPKATRNVIVIEPLEENSDISYFSSSLSGPESRTPSLETCGFEGDGLLKGSAEKTDNFCFDGDDQSKNIATRKENEQFLNRRSERGELFLGNARQPREDASGHRSGEKETVASSKENIHGNCCIQGSIHTDSSSSSMPQLFTEATEVMFKKNDLKNTLDIQGGLTNHEDHRETSTGMSHSDRHTEESSFSSSMQIEEPEQTTTIEPNMVTEKIYSKDSNSFCSKRNLEDDTQLNEVLYNEFLTERKSLVSLMHEDQISLMNEVSKPKKDVAQLPPSLEFDFRPELEQAIQTAQDDSSHLGERNIAYEMNELPCTNELVVNKIESECVLNQVPLNSQDHLKLPANKEMPLVTSEDSQQSHHPPLEDGVDVIADTQTISMKTKMKDISPSGDKTCGASSSNPTLSIKTGSLETKKEMADSGIVDLHSRLLSSKKEAAGLLQEVSAMECQSAQSQDLSSCHYVSKNAQEKSMCSACATFESSRIIPNVENSLMTTCEDAFQHSNRHSQGREDSTESSTHKVSYTLEDSELARGETRGSLPENKMRNEMAADVLNGEASDKTIPTTDHTQLSEERLEGKEQDVPKETVFCKYNVSDCATPELNLFANIPSPEKLLDQSPSIMFPSFKNLSQAFETLDQKADEVLDCQVNQNRPDECRSEDKPAKEILGGDKRETVTELYREISHNQNELLVGSDSNNPLSSGSSKKGCLKGDSECTSGCEASTDGMVDIIFTNCSNMSPEGVLDLRASSILDGGTRQDRLTLQETSVSTPSQRGELNAAFIRMIGQDSDFPDAASSKGEPLEIKKSCEEKVYRSLKDCEMEVCPDSCAHDIESIADHEPNLRTLDRVNVSLDYIHHKKQLKEASRRETQGTIEGSRPEINSEFDKEENTFGISLKQLLPSQCPDENPISTGSLQTTEIMPLYLSSHKNSERNVNSEETDLENIFKPEEMLCESIEHRTVLLETKEGAPGDGSNSNEKVRIDIGVQNLPLTVETETKLKGKKTEEHQRAPLGHLTVMEESEEMITREAGHGNKGREISQTHLKSQRILGDVAEQQRQGSLDYMLQNEEHIHQKEAQKIPKQCTSSNMLSDELQEKNQAKHCKSESTMMKEIPLAKLYTTGQFQKLEDPEEGSLCRPFKKDIESCTGPCLHGAPQKAQDPNCAGCDEIHGAFGNISHQKRVLPSKKQPHRTCKKVSCREQINLGKKISKIRSSAILKISSETIPTKAHRFLSSRAMPAPAQLEPETVPTRSLLSHIPKQKASPCHPLRSLNVRKPTKESALLNKLSILASKLVPATKTQRLRYRLCSSELLPVTKSYKQHRYKRLLDGFSYNLMQLNPYLAASGWDKRLNSKPSTLYSLEAIKMSFIDLSNKVPSLLFGSEIFPVSFHMKSGSECMTESPRTFPEHCAPARLALGEAPRCLSQPPKWTFSFFLSHSCPGMATFREDTGLRGQAGAQAPSQPSGPLQDYGGTAIVQTRAGCSVLGLHTLLALCSPGCYRIWTKKRSFSSHMPTMQRFFMTQFTQGLKGLRSPASIADKVFCSLPYSVGRVLSIWSQHGPSACPFEISTLHSAHSKRQPALSTTSSHTMLPYVPLPGLEATYNTSGNEMRLEPPFPALVPKSCLVTDSAVSKLLLSASEFQVPEFDELDSVAAACPHPQSSPPEQKKAEPEKRPKKVSQIRIRKTIPKPDPNLTPMGLPRPKRLKKKEFSLEEIYTNKNYKSPPANRCLETIFEEPKERNGTLISISQQKRKRVLEFQDFTVPRKRRARGKIKVAGSFTRAQKAALQSRELDALLIQKLMELETFFAKEEEEQERSSDC; this is translated from the exons GAAGACCTCCTGATGCAGTCAAGCAAAGAACATTTATGCACGGGCCTCCCTGAAGACTGTCTGAGGAGcaaag AAGAAAATGTACAACTTACAACTGGAACTCTGCTAAAATCTACTGAAGAAGTACAAGGTATGAAGGTCAATGGGACTAAGACGGATTATAATGAAGGACACAAGAATGGCAATGTGAGTAAAGATCTCTCATCTGGGTTCAGCGAATACCCAGAGATAGACAAAATCATGACCAGTGGTGAGGTTTCAGAAACCAGCACATTAGTTTCCCTAGAGCCTTTAACCTTTGTGGACCCTGGAATAACAGAAGCaacttctaaagaaaaagaatgtgaagaATTAAAAACTTGTCCTTCTTGGTTGTCATTGTTACCAGGGAGCAGTGCCATTTCCAAAGTGGAcaatgggaaggaagaggtgtGTAAGTTAAACCTTGTCTGTGAAGCAGATGACAATCACCAACAGATTCACAGCCACCataatgaaaaacacatttctgcCCATGGCAGTCCCAAAGCCACAAGAAATGTAATTGTTATAGAACCCTTAGAAGAAAACTCTGACATTTCATATTTCTCATCAAGTTTGTCTGGTCCAGAATCCAGAACACCATCCTTAGAAACATGTGGTTTTGAAGGTGATGGCTTGCTGAAGGGATCTGCTGAGAAGACAGACAATTTCTGTTTTGATGGGGATGATCAAAGCAAGAACATAGctactagaaaagaaaatgagcagtTTTTGAACCGCAGGAGTGAAAGAGGAGAACTCTTTCTTGGTAATGCCAGGCAACCAAGAGAGGATGCTAGTGGTCATCGTTCTGGTGAAAAAGAGACTGTTGCCTCCTCCAAAGAGAATATCCATGGTAACTGTTGCATTCAAGGCAGTATCCATACAGACAGCTCTAGTTCTTCAATGCCCCAATTGTTCACTGAAGCCACAGaagtaatgtttaaaaaaaatgatctgaaaaACACGTTAGACATTCAGGGTGGTTTGACAAACCATGAGGACCATAGAGAAACTTCTACTGGTATGAGCCATTCAGACAGACACACTGAAGAGAGCAGTTTTTCCTCCTCAATGCAGATTGAAGAGCCAGAACAGACAACCACTATAGAGCCCAATATGGTAACTGAAAAGATTTATAGTAAAGACTCTAATTCATTCTGCTCCAAGAGAAATCTGGAAGATGACACCCAGTTAAATGAAGTTTTATACAATGAATTTCTGACTGAAAGAAAATCCCTTGTGAGTTTAATGCATGAGGACCAGATAAGTCTTATGAATGAGGTATCAAAACCCAAGAAAGATGTTGCTCAGTTACCACCATCCCTAGAATTTGACTTTAGACCTGAGTTAGAACAAGCTATACAGACTGCCCAGGATGATAGTTCACATTTAGGTGAACGGAACATTGCCTATGAGATGAATGAACTTCCTTGCACCAATGAACTGGTtgtaaacaaaatagaaagtgaaTGTGTTTTAAATCAAGTGCCCCTTAATTCTCAAGACCACTTGAAGTTGCCAGCTAATAAAGAGATGCCTTTAGTAACAAGCGAGGATTCCCAACAGAGCCATCACCCTCCATTAGAGGATGGAGTAGATGTCATTGCTGATACCCAAACCATTTCcatgaagacaaaaatgaaagacaTCTCTCCATCAGGTGACAAAACCTGTGGTGCCTCTTCAAGCAACCCTACCTTAAGCATCAAAACAGGAAGcctagaaacaaagaaagaaatggctgattctggAATAGTAGATCTACATTCCAGACTTCTCTCAAGTAAGAAAGAAGCAGCAGGCTTGCTTCAAGAGGTCTCTGCTATGGAATGTCAAagtgctcaatctcaggatctCTCTAGCTGTCATTATGTAAGTAAAAATGCACAAGAAAAGAGCATGTGTTCTGCTTGTGCTACTTTTGAGTCCAGCAGAATCATCCCAAACGTTGAGAACTCTTTGATGACTACGTGTGAAGATGCATTTCAGCACAGCAATCGCCATTCCCAAGGAAGAGAAGACTCCACAGAAAGTAGCACCCATAAAGTGAGTTACACGTTGGAGGACAGTGAACTTGCTAGGGGAGAAACTAGAGGCAGCCTCCCAGAAAATAAGATGAGAAATGAAATGGCAGCAGACGTGTTAAATGGTGAAGCTTCTGACAAGACCATTCCCACCACCGATCACACCCAGCTCAGTGAGGAAAGGCTAGAAGGAAAGGAACAGGATGTACCTAAAGAGACTGTGTTTTGCAAGTATAATGTCTCTGACTGTGCCACACCAGAACTAAACTTATTTGCAAACATTCCAAGCCCTGAAAAATTGTTGGACCAGTCTCCTAGTATTATGTTTCCCAGTTTCAAAAACTTGAGCCAAGCATTTGAAACTCTTGATCAGAAAGCAGATGAAGTCCTTGACTGCCAGGTTAACCAAAACAGACCAGATGAATGCAGAAGTGAAGATAAACCAGCTAAGGAGATACTAGGTGGTGACAAAAGAGAGACTGTCACAGAACTTTACAGAGAGATAAGCCACAACCAAAATGAACTGCTAGTTGGTTCAGACAGTAACAACCCATTGTCCAGTGGTAGTTCAAAGAAAGGCTGTTTGAAAGGAGACTCTGAATGTACTTCTGGTTGTGAGGCATCCACAGATGGCATGGTAGACATCATCTTCACGAATTGTAGTAATATGTCTCCAGAAGGTGTGTTGGACTTAAGAGCATCTAGTATTCTTGACGGTGGTACAAGGCAAGACAGACTGACATTACAGGAAACCTCAGTGAGTACTCCATCTCAAAGAGGAGAACTAAATGCTGCATTTATCAGAATGATTGGCCAGGACTCAGATTTTCCAGATGCTGCTTCCTCTAAAGGGGAGcctctggaaattaaaaaatcatgtgaaGAGAAAGTATACAGATCATTAAAAGATTGTGAAATGGAAGTGTGTCCAGACTCTTGTGCGCATGACATAGAGTCTATTGCAGATCATGAACCAAATTTAAGAACATTGGATAGAGTAAATGTATCCTTAGATTATATTCATCATAAAAAGCAACTTAAAGAAGCATCCCGTAGAGAAACACAAGGAACGATTGAAGGATCAAGACCAGAAATAAATTCTGAGTTTGACAAGGAGGAAAATACCTTTGGAATTTCCTTGAAACAGTTACTGCCTTCTCAATGCCCAGATGAGAACCCtatttccacagggagcctgcaaaCCACTGAGATAATGCCTTTGTATCTGTCTTCTCACAAAAATTCAGAAAGGAATGTTAATAGTGAGGAAACTgacctggaaaatatttttaaaccagaagAAATGCTTTGTGAAAGCATAGAGCACCGCACAGTCCTGCTTGAGACAAAGGAAGGAGCACCAGGGGATGGGAGTAATTCTAATGAAAAAGTCAGAATAGACATCGGTGTGCAAAATTTGCCTCTGACAGTGGAAACAGAAACTAAGTTGAAAGGCAAAAAAACTGAAGAACATCAGAGGGCACCCCTGGGTCATTTAACTGTCATGGAAGAGTCTGAGGAGATGATTACCAGAGAAGCTGGTCATGGTaacaaaggaagagagatttcTCAGACCCACTTGAAATCCCAGAGGATTCTTGGTGATGTTGCAGAGCAGCAAAGGCAGGGGTCTTTGGACTACATGTTGCAGAATGAAGAACATATACATCAAAAAGAAGCACAGAAGATACCAAAACAATGCACCTCATCTAATATGTTGTCAGATGAGTTGCAAGAGAAGAACCAAGCTAAGCATTGCAAAAGTGAGTCCACCATGATGAAGGAAATCCCCCTAGCAAAGCTGTACACTACTGGACAGTTTCAGAAGTTGGAAGATCCAGAGGAGGGAAGCTTATGTCGTCCATTTAAAAAGGACATAGAGTCGTGCACAGGTCCTTGCCTTCATGGTGCCCCTCAGAAAGCACAAGACCCCAACTGTGCTGGGTGTGATGAAATACATGGTGCCTTTGGAAACATTTCACATCAGAAGAGAGTGCTTCCCTCAAAGAAGCAGCCCCATCGAACATGTAAGAAAGTTTCCTGTCGGGAGCAAATCaacctgggaaaaaaaataagtaaaatcaggaGTTCGgccattttaaagatttcctcTGAAACCATCCCCACAAAAGCACACAGGTTTCTCAGTTCACGTGCTATGCCGGCACCCGCACAGTTGGAACCCGAAACAGTACCAACCAGAAGCTTATTGAGCCACATACCAAAGCAGAAGGCGTCTCCGTGCCATCCCTTGAGGAGCCTGAATGTTAGGAAGCCTACCAAAGAATCAGCCTTACTCAACAAGCTGTCCATTCTTGCCTCCAAACTGGTCCCAGCCACAAAGACCCAGAGACTAAGATATCGGCTGTGTTCCTCTGAACTTCTTCCAGTGACTAAAAGCTATAAGCAGCACAGATACAAAAGACTTCTGGATGGATTTTCATACAATCTAATGCAGCTGAATCCATATTTGGCAGCTAGTGGATGGGACAAGAGGCTTAACAGTAAGCCCTCGACACTTTATTCGCTTGAAGCCATCAAAATGAGCTTCATAGATTTGAGCAACAAGGTGCCGTCACTGCTGTTTGGTTCTGAAATTTTCCCGGTATCGTTTCACATGAAATCGGGCTCTGAGTGCATGACCGAGTCTCCGAGGACTTTTCCTGAGCACTGTGCTCCAGCCAGGCTCGCCTTAGGAGAGGCCCCCAGGTGCCTGTCTCAGCCTCCCAAGTggaccttttctttcttcttgtctcaCAGTTGCCCTGGGATGGCCACATTCAGGGAAGACACTGGCCTCCGTGGTCAGGCAGGTGCCCAGGCTCCTTCACAGCCTTCAGGTCCTCTTCAGGACTATGGAGGCACTGCCATAGTTCAGACCAGAGCAGGCTGCTCTGTCCTTGGCCTTCACACACTTCTAGCACTTTGTTCTCCTGGATGTTACCGAATCTGGACAAAAAAACGGAGCTTCTCCAGTCACATGCCTACCATGCAGAGGTTCTTCATGACCCAGTTTACACAGGGCTTAAAAGGGTTAAGATCTCCAGCCTCCATAGCAGACAAGGTCTTCTGTTCTCTTCCCTACTCGGTGGGCCGAGTGCTATCCATTTGGAGCCAGCATGGGCCTTCTGCCTGCCCCTTCGAAATCTCTACTCTTCATTCCGCTCACAGCAAGCGGCAGCCAGCTCTAAGCACCACAAGCAG CCACACCATGTTACCATATGTGCCTCTTCCAGGCCTGGAAGCTACTTACAACACCAGTGGCAATGAGATGAG ACTAGAGCCTCCGTTCCCTGCCTTGGTACCAAAGTCTTGCTTGGTAACAGATTCAGCTGTCAGCAAGCTCCTGCTTTCAGCCTCCGAGTTCCAGGTTCCTGAATTTGATGAGCTGGATAGTGTGGCAGCAGCATGCCCCCATCCACAGAGCAGCCCTCCAGAACAGAAGAAG GCTGAGCCAGAGAAGAGGCCAAAGAAAGTCTCACAGATTCGTATCCGGAAAACCATTCCTAAGCCAGACCCTAACCTTACCCCCATGGGCCTTCCTCGACCCAAAAG gttaaagaaaaaggaatttagttTAGAAGAAATCTATACCAACAAGAATTATAAGTCTCCTCCTGCAAACAG GTGTTTGGAGACCATCTTTGAGGAACCCAAGGAACGAAATGGTACCCTAATCTCAATCAGTCAACAGAAGAGAAAACGAGTTCTAGAATTTCAGGATTTTACAGTCCCACGAAAGAGGAGAGCTCGTGGTAAGATCAAGGTGGCAGGCAGCTTTACCAGGGCCCAGAAGGCGGCTCTGCAGAGTCGAGAGCTGGATGCTCTGTTGATACAGAAACTAATGGAATTGGAGACCTTTTTTgccaaggaagaggaggagcaggagcgaTCATCTGATTGTTGA